A single genomic interval of Melitaea cinxia chromosome 18, ilMelCinx1.1, whole genome shotgun sequence harbors:
- the LOC123662049 gene encoding DNA repair protein XRCC4-like → MYAICTNMNCNSAPETFVTKFNVNETYLYAKVQWTKNETDLFCIQIFNNDHSWYGSFSYEQAKSFEERLDENRVIYSENIKNALKRNSDMFLYDFKQLEENPHEAQFFWKKKFADSSAVLLHGFVTVKCDVCTVSKDTIIDYLLNENETLQKAIGNLQSKNDTLNSELDECKSEFEKLIDIKDNLETSLYGKFVQLLNSKKRRIKLLEEHIDTMESENS, encoded by the coding sequence atgtatgctaTATGTACGAATATGAATTGCAATTCAGCACCAGAaacttttgtaacaaaatttaatgtCAATGAAACTTACTTATACGCAAAAGTGCAATGGACCAAGAATGAAactgatttattttgtattcaaatttTCAATAATGACCACAGCTGGTATGGTAGTTTTTCTTACGAACAAGCAAAGTCGTTCGAAGAACGTCTTGACGAAAATAGAGTCATATAttcagaaaatataaaaaatgctttaaaaagaaatagtgATATGTTTTTATACGACTTTAAGCAATTGGAAGAAAATCCGCACGAAGCAcaatttttttggaaaaaaaaatttgcggACTCCTCTGCTGTTTTACTTCACGGCTTCGTAACTGTCAAATGCGATGTATGTACCGTATCAAAAGATACCAtcatagattatttattaaatgaaaatgaaactcTTCAAAAGGCAATTGGAAACTTACAAAGCAAAAATGACACGCTAAATAGCGAACTAGATGAATGTAAGAgtgaatttgaaaaattaattgatattaagGACAATTTAGAAACAAGTTTGTATGGAAAATTTGTTCAACTTTTAAATTCTaagaaaagaagaataaaattaCTCGAGGAACACATAGATACTATGGAAAGTgaaaattcataa